A genomic window from Bacteroidota bacterium includes:
- a CDS encoding YncE family protein: MKRTGNIGINGLAQSLKKIFAEKKKSKEDNFVEKTYEGTDDNFFEATNTNLRKALNLDKKSESYEKDLKRFGTRIKLIDVADDAIPNRRNKEILPLRKPSKAKCFKEKYKKDVERFGTRQGIINVSNDEYVKKKKPVPFPTDFSKAVYKSMMSKWKKREVTPFSVNPYSDIFREFPKAQITIQNKSTEEKEVVLWGGNQNISTSPPAPGDVQDHTVIAQISIPSGVHPQGIVVNPANQLVYIANQLSGTITVLDSNNQVVKVIQLEPTFPGFTSPVALTVNTKSTSAKYGFVYVVCSVANTLAVIDLSLNVVATIPVGSRPIAIAFNPVNTKVYVANLVSDNMSVIDADALTEIAGSPLPTGQDPIGVGINPVTGDIYTANSLGNSITVYDSNNILVTTIPAVGLYPVSITYNPANNSMYAVATNNNFVYQIETLTHTIVGIIEAGSKPYNSFFDSYNGYLYVQNRQDNTFTIIRPDNSKIDGLSFGEQNIGGAFNSFNNSIYVSDTSNNTINVIGYLQVSSTISINSDYPEMREDFQSNPAVIQHAKFVVTGLERLNSFRINKFTPTGTVKSKPLSFELYASPQSALNVAEVTELAGTVIDGKMNWRFKLPGLHTVSVLVWYRQFEVRDLLQNNYK; the protein is encoded by the coding sequence ATGAAACGTACTGGCAACATAGGTATTAACGGATTGGCGCAAAGCCTCAAAAAGATTTTTGCTGAAAAGAAAAAATCTAAGGAGGACAACTTTGTTGAAAAAACCTATGAGGGAACTGACGATAATTTTTTTGAAGCAACCAATACAAATCTTCGTAAAGCACTTAATCTGGATAAGAAAAGTGAGAGCTATGAAAAGGATTTAAAAAGGTTTGGTACACGCATTAAATTAATTGATGTTGCGGATGATGCTATTCCAAACAGAAGAAATAAAGAAATTCTGCCTCTTAGAAAACCCTCTAAGGCTAAATGTTTTAAAGAGAAGTATAAAAAAGATGTAGAACGTTTCGGTACACGCCAGGGAATTATCAATGTGTCGAACGATGAATATGTAAAGAAGAAAAAGCCAGTTCCTTTTCCTACTGATTTCAGTAAGGCCGTTTACAAATCCATGATGAGCAAATGGAAAAAACGTGAGGTAACTCCCTTTTCTGTTAATCCCTATTCAGATATATTCCGTGAATTTCCTAAAGCACAGATTACCATTCAAAACAAATCCACAGAGGAAAAAGAAGTTGTATTGTGGGGAGGAAATCAAAATATCAGTACAAGCCCGCCTGCTCCCGGTGATGTTCAGGATCATACAGTAATTGCTCAAATCAGTATTCCTTCAGGAGTACATCCGCAAGGCATTGTAGTTAATCCTGCAAACCAGCTTGTTTATATTGCAAATCAACTAAGCGGTACTATCACGGTATTGGATTCCAACAACCAGGTAGTAAAAGTTATTCAGCTTGAACCAACTTTTCCCGGTTTCACATCACCGGTTGCATTGACTGTTAATACAAAAAGTACAAGCGCAAAATACGGTTTTGTGTACGTGGTTTGTTCAGTTGCAAATACACTTGCAGTTATTGATTTATCCTTGAATGTAGTCGCAACCATCCCTGTGGGTTCACGCCCGATAGCCATTGCTTTTAATCCGGTAAACACTAAAGTCTATGTAGCCAACCTTGTGAGCGATAACATGAGTGTCATTGATGCGGATGCATTAACAGAAATTGCAGGCTCTCCATTGCCAACCGGCCAGGATCCTATTGGAGTTGGAATTAATCCTGTAACAGGAGATATCTATACTGCTAATTCACTTGGTAACAGCATTACTGTTTATGACAGCAACAATATACTTGTAACGACTATTCCGGCAGTTGGTCTATATCCCGTTTCCATTACCTACAATCCGGCTAACAACAGTATGTATGCGGTTGCTACCAATAACAATTTTGTTTATCAGATTGAAACGCTTACCCATACCATCGTTGGAATAATTGAAGCAGGAAGTAAGCCATATAACAGCTTCTTTGATTCTTACAATGGATACCTATATGTTCAGAACCGCCAAGACAATACGTTTACTATTATCCGTCCGGACAACAGTAAAATTGACGGATTAAGTTTCGGTGAACAAAACATCGGTGGAGCATTCAACAGCTTTAACAATTCAATATACGTTTCCGATACCAGCAATAACACGATCAATGTTATTGGCTATTTACAGGTAAGCAGCACAATTTCCATTAACTCCGATTACCCGGAAATGCGAGAGGATTTTCAAAGCAATCCTGCTGTGATACAACACGCAAAATTTGTTGTAACAGGGCTGGAACGCTTAAACAGTTTTCGCATCAACAAGTTTACGCCAACAGGCACAGTCAAAAGCAAACCACTCTCATTTGAATTATATGCAAGTCCTCAAAGCGCATTGAATGTTGCTGAAGTAACAGAACTGGCCGGAACTGTCATAGATGGAAAAATGAACTGGAGGTTTAAGCTACCGGGACTACATACAGTGAGTGTCCTGGTATGGTATCGGCAATTTGAGGTCAGAGATCTTTTACAAAATAATTACAAATAA
- a CDS encoding N-acetylmuramoyl-L-alanine amidase yields the protein MNNKLNYLVLHCTATPEGRPVSKDDIIRWHTNPVQLGGRGWNRPGYSDIVELDGDLVSIIPFNTDDFVDQWEISNGVVGLNGNARHIVYAGGIDKENKSPKDTRTKEQLATLEVYVKYTIKRHPKILVLGHNEAPNAHGKACPSFNVGEWLRSIGVLEANIYHKPVEEERKEVVASAAVETNSTEAEA from the coding sequence ATGAACAACAAATTAAATTACTTAGTGCTTCATTGCACAGCAACGCCTGAAGGCAGACCAGTTAGCAAAGACGATATTATTCGCTGGCATACAAACCCTGTTCAGCTTGGCGGACGTGGCTGGAACCGTCCCGGCTATTCTGACATTGTAGAACTGGATGGAGATTTAGTAAGCATCATCCCTTTCAATACAGACGACTTTGTAGATCAGTGGGAAATCAGCAATGGTGTTGTAGGACTGAACGGAAACGCCCGTCATATCGTGTACGCTGGTGGCATTGACAAAGAGAACAAATCACCTAAAGACACTCGCACCAAAGAACAGTTGGCAACTCTTGAAGTGTATGTAAAATACACCATTAAGCGCCATCCTAAAATTTTGGTATTGGGACATAACGAAGCTCCCAACGCACATGGTAAAGCCTGCCCAAGTTTTAACGTGGGGGAATGGTTACGCTCCATTGGAGTTTTGGAGGCGAACATTTACCACAAACCGGTAGAAGAAGAAAGGAAAGAAGTGGTAGCATCCGCAGCGGTAGAAACAAACTCTACTGAAGCGGAAGCATGA